From the Procambarus clarkii isolate CNS0578487 unplaced genomic scaffold, FALCON_Pclarkii_2.0 HiC_scaffold_127, whole genome shotgun sequence genome, one window contains:
- the LOC138360887 gene encoding uncharacterized protein → MAEEYILTHRPSARNVPKTYSRYPTKHRPEDRTAPRSVVKPTSDSPRTISPKRDVLCWTCGKRGHIAARCRGSTGNNPRREVMLMNSIVPPTSTLEMRKGLFAPYISQGYVTSGLSGTPVVILRDSGVAQSLILETSLPEGISANEMQKVILGGFPSTLYVAPLVQVHLDSQHFKGECRLAVVDSLPIEGIDVILANDLPLGLLPNCPLVVENPGREETSPIAAVQTRSQAHLHAPLDLNTLFDSPPIPQVTSSHTPVPPVQMPVPEHWTRAHLIEEQKKDPQVRKLADTVDTPAKGGDLYVWSNDVLCRRHPPKYPQSSAVGDQIVVPAVFRSKLLETAHANRFAGHGGISKTFQRLAKGFYWPHMKEDVRRFCKTCHACQVAGKANQPVPKAHLYPIPSIGEPFEHLILDIVGPLPPATSGVQYLLTILDRVSRYPEAIPLKTITARVLVKQLLWFISRYGLPKTIQTDQGSNFMSHLFRQQIADLGIQQITSSAYHPESQGALERFHQTLKGMLRKFCYDRQNKWVEELPYFLFAVRSVPNESLGISPFEMIFGHSVRGPLEVAREHWLDAETNEDMVDWLSTNKGRLFSDWEMATRNLDNTQRTIKSRYDRRTKQREFQVGDLVLVCTPTITGSLSARFVGPYPVVKKVTNLNYLLSTPDRRKKETLVHVNMIKRYEGQNTLPVTLVTTNDDIEEEEEVLTNSDILLNLQAKLTHVAEGHQSSLLQMIRQYKPIFDDVPGLTSVLRHDVELEEGVRPIKQHPYRLNPLKKRVVKEEVDYMLKHHLIAPSSSPWSSPILLVPKPGKKYRLCIDYRQVNKVTVADTYPLPRVEECLDAIGRARYLTKFDLFKGYWQVPLTEKAKPISAFVTPDGLFECQVMPFGMKNAASTFQRLMGTVLRDVENTLVYIDDVLIYDVDWQDHLRHIEDFFKAMLQSGLVVNLHKSEFARTSVIFLGHKVGGGWIAPKASKIEAIVQYPTPATRKDILRFLGMAGFYRKFVPNFSSIAAPLTNLLKKGVKLIWNENCQKAFESLKAILISSPILRSPSFEDRFILTVDASDYGLGSVLSQTDEKGVEHPVAYHSKKFTPSQLNYSVIEKETLALINSVQHFEVYLTSNGHPILVRTDHNPLKFLAQFRQKNLRLTRWSLHLQQYPLQIEHIKGVDNVVADALSRI, encoded by the coding sequence atggctgaagagtatatcctgactcataggccatcTGCTAGGAACGTCCCGAAGACCTATTCAAGATATCCAACCAAACATAGACCGGAAGATAGAACTGCCCCTCGAAGTGTCGTCAAGCCAACCTCAGATAGTCCTCGGACGATTAGTCCTAAAAGGGATGTATTGTGTTGGACCTGCGGCAAGAGAGGACATATTGCTGCAAGGTGTCGTGGCAGTACAGGTAATAATCCCCGTAGGGAAGTCATGCTGATGAACAGTATAGTACCACCGACATCCACCCTGGAGATGAGGAAGGGATTGTTCGCCCCGTATATCTCCCAAGGGTATGTAACCAGCGGCCTTTCAGGTACGCCTGTGGTAATACTTAGAGACAGTGGAGTGGCCCAGTCTCTAATTCTGGAAACATCATTACCCGAAGGTATATCGGCGAATGAGATGCAGAAGGTAATCCTGGGTGGATTCCCTTCCACCTTGTACGTTGCCCCATTGGTACAAGTACATCTAGACTCTCAGCACTTCAAAGGTGAGTGTCGGTTGGCTGTGGTGGATAGTCTTCCCATAGAGGGAATTGACGTAATATTAGCCAATGACTTACCCCTAGGATTGTTACCCAACTGTCCCCTGGTAGTGGAGAATCCAGGACGTGAAGAGACCAGTCCCATCGCAGCAGTGCAAACCAGGTCTCAGGCGCACCTCCATGCACCACTAGATCTAAACACTTTGTTTGACTCTCCTCCTATCCCACAGGTTACGAGTAGCCATACACCAGTCCCGCCCGTCCAGATGCCGGTTCCTGAACACTGGACTCGAGCCCATCTGATAGAGGAACAGAAGAAGGACCCTCAGGTACGGAAGTTGGCCGACACCGTAGACACTCCTGCGAAAGGAggggatctgtatgtgtggtcaaATGATGTACTGTGTCGCCGGCATCCTCCGAAATATCCCCAGTCAAGTGCGGTAGGTGATCAGATAGTCGTCCCAGCCGTGTTCAGATCTAAGCTGTTAGAAACAGCCCATGCTAATAGATTTGCTGGACATGGTGGGATCTCTAAGACTTTCCAACGCCTAGCCAAGGGCTTCTACTGGCCGCATATGAAGGAGGACGTACGTCGTTTCTGCAAGACCTGCCACGCCTGCCAGGTGGCCGGGAAAGCAAACCAGCCTGTCCCCAAAGCCCATTTATACCCCATTCCATCAATAGGTGAGCCCTTCGAACACCTTATCTTGGATATAGTAGGCCCTCTTCCACCTGCTACTTCAGGGGTACAGTATTTGCTAACAATActagatcgggttagtaggtacccagaagcgatCCCCCTTAAGACCATCACAGCTAGGGTTTTGGTGAAACAACTGCTCTGGTTCATCTCACGATACGGTCTTCCCAAGACTATTCAGACGGACCAGGGATCTAACTTCATGTCCCATTTGTTTCGCCAACAGATCGCCGACCTGGGAATCCAGCAGATAACCTCtagtgcctaccatcccgagtcTCAAGGAGCTTTGGAACGTTTTCACCAGACGTTGAAGGGCATGCTTCGGAAGTTTTGCTACGACAGGCAGAATAAGTGGGTTGAAGAACTGCCCTACTTCCTATTTGCGGTAAGATCAGTGCCCAATGAATCCCTAGGAATCTCCCCATTCGAGATGATCTTTGGTCACTCAGTAAGAGGTCCCTTAGAAGTGGCACGAGAACATTGGCTGGACGCGGAAACCAACGAGGATATGGTGGACTGGTTGTCTACAAATAAAGGACGGCTGTTCTCAGACTGGGAGATGGCTACAAGGAACTTGGACAATACACAGAGAACTATCAAGAGCAGGTACGATAGGAGGACCAAGCAAAGGGAGTTTCAAGTAGGAGATCTGGTTTTGGTATGTACTCCTACAATAACTGGAAGTTTGAGCGCCAGATTCGTAGGTCCCTACCCGGTTGTAAAGAAGGTTACTAACCTCAATTACCTTCTGAGTACTCCAGACCGTCGTAAGAAAGAAACTCTGGTTCATGTTAATATGATCAAGAGATACGAGGGGCAGAATACACTCCCCGTAACCTTAGTGACCACTAATGACGacattgaggaggaagaggaggtgttgACTAACTCAGACATTCTGTTAAACTTGCAGGCAAAGTTGACACACGTGGCCGAAGGACATCAATCATCATTGCTGCAGATGATCCGGCAATACAAGCCTATCTTCGACGATGTTCCAGGATTAACATCTGTCTTGAGGCATGATGTCGAGCTGGAGGAAGGCGTCCGACCTATAAAGCAACACCCGTACCGTCTCAACCCACTGAAGAAACGGGTGGTGAAAGAGGAGGTAGATTACATGCTGAAGCACCATCTGATAGCCCCGAGCTCGAGCCCATGGTCATCTCCGATACTACTAGTGCCCAAACCTGGTAAGAAATACCGTCTTTGTATTGATTATCGCCAGGTGAATAAGGTCACTGTAGCAGATACTTATCCTCTTCCCAGAGTAGAGGAATGTCTGGATGCCATAGGTAGAGCCCGGTACCTGACAAAATTTGATCTGTTCAAAGGCTATTGGCAAGTTCCCCTCACGGAAAAAGCCAAACCCATATCGGCATTTGTGACTCCCGACGGGCTAtttgaatgtcaggtgatgccattcgggatgaaaaacgcagcctccactttccagagactgatgggtactgtgttgcgtgacgtggaaaacaccttagtctacatcgatgatgtattaatatatgatgtaGATTGGCAGGATCATCTGCGTCACATAGAGGATTTCTTCAAGGCCATGCTCCAGTCAGGATTGGTGGTCAACCTACATAAATCTGAGTTTGCCAGAACCTCTGTCATCTTCCTAGGTCATAAGGttggaggaggatggattgcgccGAAGGCCAGCAAGATCGAGGCAATAGTCCAGTATCCTACGCCAGCTACCAGGAAGGACATCTTACGTTTCCTTGGTATGGCTGGGTTTTATCGTAAGTTTGTCCCTAATTTTTCCTCTATCGCCGCCCCCCTGACCAATCTGTTGAAGAAGGGGGTAAAGTTAATATGGAATGAGAATTGCCAGAAGGCATTCGAGAGTCTCAAAGCAATTCTGATCTCTTCTCCAATCCTCAGGTCCCCGAGCTTTGAGGATAGATTCATCCTGACGGTCGACGCCTCTGACTATGGCCTGGGCTCCGTTTTATCCCAGACGGACGAGAAGGGGGTAGAACATCCGGTGGCCTATCATTCTAAGAAGTTCACCCCCAGCCAGCTGAATTACTCGGTCATAGAAAAGGAAACGTTGGCCTTGATTAATTCCGTCCAGCACTTTGAGGTGTATCTAACAAGCAATGGTCATCCTATATTAGTACGGACCGACCATAATCCTCTAAAGTTCCTGGCTCAG